The Nocardia sp. NBC_01329 sequence CGGCCGGCGCCCGACTTTCGCTATGGTCTGGACGGAAGCTGATGCATTGCCGGGCAATGGCAATGCCGAGAATATTGGGTGATGCGCCGGTCACCACCTGCCGCACCGGCGCATGCCCGGGAACGGGTTGATCTATCGTGGCTGTTCGGCGCCATCTGCCCGAATCACTGGTACGGGCACTGCGGTCCGGCAGAAACGTGACACGCGGCCGCATGGGAATCCGGGCCCGGCTGCTCTCGATCGTGCTGATCACCAGCGTCACCCTGGTGGTCGTCGGGGTGGGTGCCGCCGGGTATCTGGTCAAGGCCAGTCTTTCCGCCACCGTGTGGGCCGAGCTGATCAGCAGCACCACTACTCCGGTGATCTCGATGGTGCAGTCCTTCGAAGAGGAGCGGCGGCTGTCGCTGCTGTATCTGGCGGGTGATCCGGATGCGGCGAACCGCCTGGTGGACGCGCGGAAACGTTCCGATACCGCCCTGGCCGCCGTGATCGCCAAGGGTGAGGCGGCTCAGCGTCTCGACCCCGACGGATCGGCGGCCGAGCTGGAAACCTTCCGGCCGCTCTACAACCGGGTCCCCGGCGTCCGCACCGCGATCGACGCCCGCGTCATGCCCCACGACGAAGCATTCGGTTTCTTCAGCACTGTCGTCGGGACCATCTTCAAAGCGTCGATGGTGGCGGCCCGGGTGGCACCCGACGCCGGACTCGGTATCGCCCTCGGTTACGGCGTCGAGCCCCTGCGGGCCGCCGAGGCATTGTCGCAGGCCGACACTCTCGGCGCCGTCGCCCTGACTCGGGGCGAGCTGACCCATCAGCAGCTCTTCGAATTCACCCGCTACACCGGCGAAGTCCGGTCGCAGGTGGCCTATTCGGCCACTGTGCTCACCGGGCCGCGGCTGGCCCAGTTACAGACCATCACGGATTCACCGGACTGGCACCAGGTGATCGCCATGCAGGACGCGGTCGTCCTGCGCGGTCCGGTGATCGCCGCCGAGACCGACGGCACCGGCGAGTACGGCGACGAGTACGAACAATCCGCGGAACCCGAGACGGCGCCGTTGCCGATGACCGCGCCCGCCTGGCAGGAAGCCTCCGTCCGGGTCAGTTCGGCGCTGCTGAGTCTGTGGGAGAGCCAGAGCCGCGATGCCCATGCCATCGCGCGCGCGGAGGGCACCGATACCGCCGGGCTGTCGTTTGTCGGTGGAATCGTGGTGCTGATCGTCACGGCGGTGGCGCTGCTGGCCGCCCTCATCGGCGCGAACCGGTTCATCGCCCGCATGCGTCGCCTCCGCGACGACACCCTGGAACTCGCGGATCACCGCCTGCCCGACCTCATGCAGCGCCTCGACAACGGCGCGGAGATCGATACCGCCGCCGAGGTGGCCCACCTGGACTTCGGCACCGACGAACTCGGCGAAGTCGCCGACGCGTTCAACCGCGCTCAGGTCGCCGCCGTCTCCGCGGCGGTGGCCGAAGCCCAGACCAGGGCCGGTTTCCGGACCGTCTTCCTCAATATCGCCCACCGCAACCAGCTCGCCGTGCACCGCCAGCTCGCCCTGCTGGACAAGGCCGAACGGCAGGAGGAGAACGCCGACCAGCTCGAACTCCTCTTCGAACTCGATCATCTGGCCACCCGCGCCCGGCGCCACGCCGAGAACCTCATCGTCCTCGGCGGCGAACAGCCGGGCCGCCGCTGGCGCAAACCGGTGCCGCTGTGGGATCTCATCCGGGGCGCGGCAGCGGAAAGTCAGGACTACACCCGGATCCACACCGGTCAGATCCCGAACCTGAGCATTACCGGCCTGGCCACCGCCGACCTGATCCATCTGCTCGCCGAGCTGATGGAGAACGCCACAGCGTTCTCGCCCCCGTCGGCCCATGTCGAGGTTTCGGCCGCCGTCGTCGGCCGTGGGGTGGCGGTCGAGGTCTCCGACCGCGGTCTGGGGATGTCGGCCGAAGAGATCACCGAACGCAACGAACTGCTGGCCCAGCCACCCGATTTCGGGGTGGCCGCCCTCACCGGGGAGACCCGGCTGGGCCTGTTCGTGGTGGCCACTCTGGCCGCCCGCCACGGTGTTTCGGTGCGGTTGACGGAATCGGTCTACGGCGGGATCAAGGCGGTCGTACTGATCCCCGCCGCGCTCATCGAATCCGCGAACTCCCCAGAACCGCCCGCCGCGCCCGCGTATGCCGCGGTGGCGAGTCCCGCACCGCACGAGGCCGCCGCTCCGGCGATCGAAGGCGGCGCCGCACAGGCACAGTCCACGCCCGGATCCACCCAGCAGGTCACCACCGCACCGTCACCCGGGAAAGGCACCCGTCCCGCGCTACCGCGCCGTCAGCGGCAGCAGGCCGATCCCCAGCCCGGGGAAACTCCGGTCGCCGAGGAAACCCCTCGTACGCGCACACCGGAACAGGCTCGCAATCTGATGGCCGCCATCGAAGGCGGCACCCGATCCGGACGCCACCCGCGTCCCGAACCGGGCA is a genomic window containing:
- a CDS encoding sensor histidine kinase, with the protein product MAVRRHLPESLVRALRSGRNVTRGRMGIRARLLSIVLITSVTLVVVGVGAAGYLVKASLSATVWAELISSTTTPVISMVQSFEEERRLSLLYLAGDPDAANRLVDARKRSDTALAAVIAKGEAAQRLDPDGSAAELETFRPLYNRVPGVRTAIDARVMPHDEAFGFFSTVVGTIFKASMVAARVAPDAGLGIALGYGVEPLRAAEALSQADTLGAVALTRGELTHQQLFEFTRYTGEVRSQVAYSATVLTGPRLAQLQTITDSPDWHQVIAMQDAVVLRGPVIAAETDGTGEYGDEYEQSAEPETAPLPMTAPAWQEASVRVSSALLSLWESQSRDAHAIARAEGTDTAGLSFVGGIVVLIVTAVALLAALIGANRFIARMRRLRDDTLELADHRLPDLMQRLDNGAEIDTAAEVAHLDFGTDELGEVADAFNRAQVAAVSAAVAEAQTRAGFRTVFLNIAHRNQLAVHRQLALLDKAERQEENADQLELLFELDHLATRARRHAENLIVLGGEQPGRRWRKPVPLWDLIRGAAAESQDYTRIHTGQIPNLSITGLATADLIHLLAELMENATAFSPPSAHVEVSAAVVGRGVAVEVSDRGLGMSAEEITERNELLAQPPDFGVAALTGETRLGLFVVATLAARHGVSVRLTESVYGGIKAVVLIPAALIESANSPEPPAAPAYAAVASPAPHEAAAPAIEGGAAQAQSTPGSTQQVTTAPSPGKGTRPALPRRQRQQADPQPGETPVAEETPRTRTPEQARNLMAAIEGGTRSGRHPRPEPGTADRNRQEGDDDNSSAH